AGTGAACGAGAGCAACACCTCCAACTCCACCCCAGACAGCAAGCGTGGGGACCCTGGACATGAAGGACAGCAAACACCAGACAAACATAAATTGCTTAAGTATTAAAGAACATTACATTTCAGTAAAACAGCAGCCTAAAACTGTTGTTTCAAGTTGTGTGTACCGATGTCAATGACAACACTGAAATGCTtgttgtgataaaataaaaaagatcaagTAAAACAACTTTAAGGATAagacagaaatatatatataacattttgaataaaaacagtaacagtaataaagaaaaaaaaagaggaaTTTGATGAAATCTTAAGAAGTCAATCTAATAAAAACTATGACAATCAAGCACTTAATGAATACAAAGACAGATAAACATACAAACATGTATTATTCAAACACAGCATGTAAAATAGGTATTTCAAACACTCtttatgaaattaaataaacatactcAGATGTaaacatcagtgtgtgtgtgttgtcatgaCCTGAATTCGTTAGCTTAGCAGGTTACAGGTCGTGACAAGGACAAAACTATGAATAAAATCCAACAGATGCCAATATTAACAGTAAAACAAAGTATTCCTGATGAACAGAGTTTTACCATGACCCTACCATGTTTTCGCGATAGCCACGTATTTCTGTCCGATTATTTTGCCCAACATTGTCAGAcctacgtgcgtgtgtgtactaCCAGCAGGACTCGCCGAAGGAAACGCTGCGGATGTTACGTCATCCTGTACGCGACGCGAGAGTTCTTCTTCTTTAGGTTTAATGGCAGGTTGCGAACCAATTTATAGGTGCATACCGCAACCTGCTATGATGGAGTGTGAAGAGAATTGACCATATTTCCCTATATTCTAAATGCTAATCTATTGTTCCTGATCAATTTAAATAATGCACTCGTTCTCGTCTAACTGCATTCGATCCAtcatacaaaatattatttaaggaaaattcCATACATTATATCAAGTTCTTCTTTCAGACACCCCCTTTCATATGCAGGACATACCAACAAAACATGTTCTACTGTCACATCTATTAAACACATATCACACAAACCTGTGTGTCAAAAGATTTGAGTGCCCTGTCCTTAAATATGTGTAAATTATCTGATCCCTACGTATGTTATAAACAACTTTATACTTCTTTGTATCTTATAATATTGTCTCCctgttttacatttacgcaattggcagacgcttttacccaGATAGCAAACCGACGTTGAATCAATGTCTCTCGCGGCATCGAAACAATGTTGATCTCCGACGTAGATCCTGTGTTACGTTTTTTTATTGAACTTCAAAGAAATACAAGACACGTTCACATGCAggtaaaaagtaaacattttcataTGCAAAGTAGGCTATACAATGCATACAGGATGTAAAAAGTATGTTCCATATCATCACCATAGAACATAGAAAAAGATTGAAATGTACAAAagtaaaagagaagaaaaaaaatgaaaacaaaacaaacatgagggtaagaaattaaattatactgtatataaattaaAGTGTTTACAAACTGAAATCGTCTTAATGACTTTCTTATTAAAAGAAGGTGAAATAGAATCCAGGTACATCTTAAGATCTTTTCGGAAGACCAGAAATAATGGCTTATTATTGGCGAATTTACATTTGATTTATGTATGTAAAATTTACAAAGAAATTGTTCAATTGAACATTGTTCAAGTCAGAGTCATAATATCCCAAAATAATATCCATAAAAGTTATTGAGAACCCACTCTCAATATTCTCATTAAGAAATGAGCTAATATCTTTCCAAAAATTTTCAGTATAATGGCATGACCAAAATAAATGATACACTGTTTCTTTGCCAACTTTACAAAATGAACATCTTGTATCAATAACACTTTTATATTTCAACAAGAAGTGCTTGGCCCTATGGAATTCCAAAggtgacaatattaaaaataaatgaatacaaaaataaatccatgaagaaatgtaaaaaagcaaaaataaatgagtatttatacttatatttccttatttatgggtaattatatattttttcacgcttatttgtcttttcatttatttatttatacattgtctgagcagtcaggagaatcagaaatatgagttttgcaaagaaaacagcattttgtgtgaaacggcctgagagcagaatgaaaaataGTGTCCTCcttcgcagcatcggagagcgaattgctggcatccgatcccgacgactctctgcagctcccccccaaggggggacgagctcaggaggaagcggatgtcgagatgtcggccatgctttcccgggccgccgtgtgcattgggttagagtgcactccggtgcctctcccccagcgctcacggttggacacgtggttcttgggctctgagcgcgactccaagccgcgcccaaccccggttccattcttcccggatgtgcatgaggaactgacgaagacgtggaacgcccccttctcgGCGCATACACGTCAGACCGGTtctgtcgctctctcttccctcgatggtggggcggctaggggttacgCCGACGTGCCCGAGGTGGAACGTGcgaggcgattagccatattctaccccgccgggactcggccgcccgtaggctttcgagttcccgtgcggcctctgcttcccagcagccccggcccccttcgaagccagctccggttccagcgctccctacccaggcggcaccccggaaaatggcgtcgaaggggagaccaccaccccgtcagcaaccttcgaggaagaagcgaccctgacgggaagaccccagagaggttaacaccatcgggcccgtttCCAGCCATGTCATCGCTGGACGGttgatccgggacggttcctgccccgttccaACATCAGCTAGGCTGcccacgggggcctagcgcccacttttcacaaaaagagcttCCTATCTCCCTgtgtgttcttcacagccgctctcaccctctgtcagacggtgttcggccactcgacgttgcgtcttggcgaggagCAACATCGAATgtttttgcagccctcagcactctcaaatcgacggtgcggggacctgcatcgccaggcaggcaaaccagcagagccagtcttcttcccgggggttccccggcgagagacccgcactgccagccatggaaccaccccccggggggtcgatgaagcagatcgttcccttagtccccctgtcacggtccctgggcgcttggctcgagcttcccacaccttcacggtggctgagaaggACGATCAGTCTCCGATCCAGTTCgtcagaaacccgcccaagtttcgaggcatcctcgccacctcggtcagaggccgggatgctcctgtactacggggcgaggtcgccacccttctggcgaagggagcgatcgagtccgtccccttagccaagatgtccaaggggttttacagcccttacttcatcgtccccaaaaaaggcggggggggggggtgcgccccatcctagatctgcgtaccctgaacagacacctgcacaagctgacgttcaggatgctcacgcagaagcgcatcctggcatctgtcagatgtcaggattggttcatggcaatcgacctgaaggaccgcttactttcatgtctcgattctccctcgtcatcgcccgttcctcgTCATcgcctcagggagagaggtgtgcgggtactcaactatctcgacgactggcttatcttggctcactcgcgagatctgttgtgtgcacacagcgACCTGGTGCTccagcacctagatcgattgggactacaggtcaaccgagagaagagcaagctctcccctgtgcagagcatcctctatcttggtatggaactcaactctgtcaccatgacagcgcgactgtccgcagtacgcgcccagtcggtgttgaactgcctggatcatttcacacagtcagcggttcccctgaaactatttcagaggctcctgggacacatggcatcctcggcggcggtaatacccctcgggttgatgcacatgaggtcgcttcaacactggctcctgagtcgagttccctggagagcgtggcacaccggttACGCCTCCTTGCCGACccaccctaaccccgtggtcttccatgaccttccttcgggcaggggtacccctagggcaggttacgaggcatgtcgtggtgacaacggacgcctccctgcagggttggggtgcagtgtgcaacgggcacgcagtgtcggggctttggacgggcccccgcctgcgctggcatatcaattgcctagagttgtgggctgtgctacttgcactgaagaggctgcagcctctcgtgcagggcaagcacgtgctggtgcggtcggacagcactactgcagtagcttatatcaatcgtcagggtggcgttcgctcactgtagttaacacgactcgcccaatgcctcctccggtggagtcagcaggtgatccgctccctgcgtgccgcgtatatcccaggtgacctgaaccagacagccgacgcgctctctcgtcagtctacgcctcgcggagagtggcgactccacccccgcgcagtccagctcatttgggtgcagttcgggcaggcccaggtagacctgtttgcctccctcgaaaccacccattgcccgctttggtactctctgaccgagggacccctcggcacggatgccctagtgcacagctggccgtgggacaagcggaagtacgtctttcccccagtgagcctcattgcacagaccctgtgcaaggtcagggaagaggagcagcaagtgttactagttgcgccacactggcccaaccggacttggttctcggagctaatgctcttgacgacagctcccccctggccgattcccctgacaaaggacctgttttcccaggggaagggcacgttatgccatcccaggccagacctctggaacctccatgtctggcccctggacgggacgaggagatctcgagtggtctgcccccggcggtggtagctaccatttctcaggctagggcacctgccactaggccactgtacgcctacaagtggtgcctcttctcgacctggtgtgcttctcgaggagaagacccacggagttgtgcgatctggttcgtgctgtccttcctacaagagagactcgagactaacctctccccatccacactgaaagtgtatgtagccgccattgctgctcatcacaactcagttgctggaaagtctctaggacagcacgacctggtaattagattcctaaggggtgcgaggaggcgtaacctGCCTCGTctgcgctccataccctcttgggacctggatgtagccctgacaggtctcaccaggtcccccttcgagcccctaggggatgcctcttttcctcatcttacgatgaagacggttctccttttggcgctcgcctTCATcgagagggtaggggatctacaggctttctccgtgtcccctgactgcctagaattcggacccagggattctcacgttatcctgagacctcggcccggctacgtgcccaaggttcccaccgctccctttcgggaccaggtggtgaacttactggcgctccccactggggaggaagacccaaccccgtccgtgttgtgtccagtacgcgcgctgtgcctctacttagaccgcacacagagcttcaggagctcggatcagctctttgtctgtttcggaggtcagcaacaggggagagctgtctccaagcagaggttggcccactggattgtagACGTTGTCAAGGcagtttaccaatccctaaatcgcccgtgccccctaggagtgagggcccactccacccggggtgttgcctcctcttgggccttggcacggggggcctctctcgcagacatttgcagagctgcgggttgggctacacccaacacctttacgaggttttacaacctacgCGTAGAgccagtgtcagcccgcgtcctgcatggccacatgtaggaccggcaactggtagggtgtacgcctgttcggttcttttccccctctatcgagtgggtcagtatactgaatcagcctccattctttccccactgggcgaagaacaggcactccatccatcactaagcaagcaccctctggggcgggctgggcagagcagccctgccccttaggccgggtatctccggagttattcgctaCATAGCTCttaccggacctagtgctaccagacgttgcaactccccagtagggcggttccgtctgatgtatcctcatgctggttcccaccttggtaacccatgacttccccgggtggacctccacctcgcggttttctcttcagccgcactttcttcccatgagttcttccccatcggtgagaccatgttggtatctccactattctcctccctgcggtaggaagtggtctctgtagcgcatcccccacttgaggaagtagcgcttacccagtgccttacggttccgggcggcttctcgctgttagagaaacaaggccgccgcctgtgaggccgaaggtaggggccttcccacctttcaagaaagctctgggaccccctacctacccactggtaggttacaatttcgcggtagcgttcacggctgacacgcccaggccagtcaccgtcgcttcgttgagattgtgacagggcacagtgttatggcgttttccattggaaccccatctgtcggttcgacacaacgtcgagagaccgacagaaagggaacgtctcggttacgtttgtaacctcggttccctgatggagggaacgagacgttgtgtcctcttgccacaacacgtgctgtcctctgcagcggtcgtgagaggtctcaggctcctcataactaaggtgaatgaatgatgcacgccgtctcccttttatacccggagtccggcatgcaaatttcatttgccaattttcattggccttttctaagtagtcggaagcgattggttctcagggacgaaccccttctgtcggtttgacacaacgtctcgttccctccatcagggaaccgaggttacaaacgtatcCGAGACGTTTTGCactaaaaactgcattttgtgtAAAACTGCCAGAgaacagaatgaaaaagtgcatTTAGCAAAGGAAGAGAGTTAGAGTctataaagctctttctgagttCTGGGAgattcagaaatatgagttttgcaccgaatacagcattttgtgttaaacggcctgagagcagaatgaaaaagtgtgtTTTGCAGGGGATCAGTGCTCGTTTGTGCAAAAGCCCTTTCTGAGCACTTTTGCATATTGTgataaataaaagtaataacAGGATGACGTTTTAATATGTCAGCACATCAAATCATATTGGTTCTCATGTGTTTTATTCATAATGTGGGTGTCTAAGGGTGTGTTGGGTCAGCTGTGACTGTGAGGAGCAGATCAATGGATGGATGTGATTAAGAGCTTTAAAAACTTAATTCACAATTCAATTAGAAATATAACTTTGTGTTTATATGACAAAAGTCATATACATCCAAGTCTGAGTCAATTATgataattattttctttaaccTGCTTATGACATGATTGCTTATGAAATAAATATACTGACATGAAATTATGAAATGATTTGTTTACatgtgaaacatgaaaatatgtgATATGAGCGATGAATGAAACGATCCGTGAAGATTTTCAGAGAATCTGTTGTTTGTTGTCTGAATTGAAGATACAAAGTGATGATACAAAGTTAAGTTATAGACTGATCCTCACTACAACCCACCAGTACATTAGAAATGAtgcaatatgaaaaataataattctcatttacattctcaactcaactctcaacccaactttatttatatagcgatTTTACAAtattcattgttacaaagcagctgtaaaaCAGACATatcaccaaattctttaataaaatctgtgttgtgccctg
Above is a window of Triplophysa rosa unplaced genomic scaffold, Trosa_1v2 scaffold34_ERROPOS2810744, whole genome shotgun sequence DNA encoding:
- the LOC130550505 gene encoding cytochrome b-c1 complex subunit 10, with protein sequence MLGKIIGQKYVAIAKTWVPTLAVWGGVGGVALVHFTDWRIILDYVPYINGKFKKDD